A genome region from Microbacterium sp. CGR2 includes the following:
- a CDS encoding YHS domain-containing protein, translating into MTNDTEATASCCSTSAPNPAAAGNGRANLLAGGTSDDLTTCPVMVGSPVSKKAAEAVGLFRDHEGERYYFCCAGCGPAFDSDPAKYAANMA; encoded by the coding sequence ATGACGAACGACACCGAGGCCACCGCCAGCTGTTGCAGCACCAGCGCACCGAACCCTGCCGCGGCAGGAAACGGGCGTGCGAACCTGCTGGCAGGCGGCACCAGTGACGACCTGACGACCTGCCCGGTCATGGTCGGCAGCCCTGTCAGCAAGAAGGCCGCGGAAGCCGTGGGGCTCTTCCGGGACCACGAGGGCGAGCGCTACTACTTCTGCTGCGCCGGATGCGGGCCGGCCTTCGACTCAGACCCCGCCAAATACGCCGCCAACATGGCCTGA
- a CDS encoding heavy-metal-associated domain-containing protein, whose translation MNAGARLAVYGLGLVVAFGGAFGLAQVIVPASVVGEWTKGAEMKDHGDHGTPATATEDSAHAAAAALKGLSLSIDGYVLSPVDAPTEVGAAGELSFQIQDAAGTPVTEYATAHDKDLHLIVARSDGSEFRHVHPTLDESTGTWSLPWEWTEAGTYRVFADFTPAGTDAPSLTLTRTVQVAGDFTPVVPEPTRVAHVDGFTVSLDGDLEAGSASDLILTVTREGEPVTTLEPYLGAFGHLVALRDGDLAYLHVHAEGDEPEAGETSGPEIAFAAEAPSAGRYLLYLDFQVDGQVHTAEFVLEAAHQDDGATESGSGSHEDGH comes from the coding sequence ATGAACGCCGGCGCACGACTCGCTGTTTACGGCCTCGGGCTCGTCGTGGCCTTCGGTGGGGCCTTCGGGCTTGCGCAGGTCATCGTGCCGGCGAGCGTCGTCGGCGAATGGACGAAAGGTGCGGAGATGAAGGATCATGGCGATCACGGGACGCCGGCGACAGCGACCGAAGATTCGGCCCACGCGGCAGCGGCCGCTTTGAAGGGCCTTTCGCTCAGCATCGACGGGTACGTCCTGTCGCCGGTCGACGCTCCGACGGAAGTGGGAGCGGCCGGTGAGCTGAGTTTCCAGATCCAGGACGCCGCAGGAACGCCGGTCACCGAGTACGCGACTGCGCACGACAAGGACCTGCATCTCATCGTGGCGCGATCGGACGGGAGCGAGTTCCGCCACGTCCACCCGACGCTGGACGAGTCCACCGGAACGTGGTCGTTGCCATGGGAATGGACTGAGGCCGGCACGTACCGCGTCTTCGCCGACTTCACGCCGGCAGGCACGGATGCGCCCTCGCTCACCCTGACCCGCACCGTCCAGGTCGCAGGCGATTTCACTCCTGTGGTGCCGGAGCCGACTCGGGTCGCACACGTCGATGGCTTCACCGTCTCCCTTGACGGTGACCTCGAAGCGGGGTCGGCGAGCGATCTCATTCTCACCGTCACGCGTGAGGGTGAGCCCGTCACGACATTGGAACCGTATCTGGGGGCATTCGGTCACCTGGTCGCCTTGCGAGACGGCGACCTGGCTTACCTGCACGTGCATGCCGAAGGCGACGAGCCGGAAGCCGGAGAAACGTCTGGACCGGAGATCGCGTTCGCAGCCGAGGCGCCGAGCGCGGGCCGCTATCTGCTGTACCTGGACTTCCAGGTCGACGGTCAGGTGCACACCGCCGAATTCGTCCTCGAGGCCGCGCACCAGGATGACGGCGCGACAGAGTCCGGCAGCGGGTCGCACGAGGACGGGCACTGA
- a CDS encoding heavy metal translocating P-type ATPase yields the protein MSEPHVHDETPTSAAHDQQNQTGHGGGDEERSGLRDHGGHEARSGHVGNGGHAGTGSHGGHAGDSGHAGHQGHGGHGGHEGHEGHEGHGGHGDHVGQFRRLFWINLLIAVPVVAFSPMFAMILGYDVPGWARLIAPVLGTVMYVWGGWPFLTGAVSELKARKPGMMLLIGLAITVAFFASWGATLGILHHELEFWWELALLIVIMLLGHWIEMRSLAQTTSALDSLAALLPDEAERLDGDEIVKVAPADLVVGDVVVVRPGGSVPADGRIIDGSAAMDESMVTGESRPVTRTSGDTVTAGTVATDSGLRIEITAIGADTALAGIQRLVTEAQNSSSRAQRIADRAAALLFWFALLSAALTALVWTLVGNPDAAVVRSITVLVIACPHALGLAIPLVVSIATERAARGGVLIKDRLALESMRKVDAVLFDKTGTLTKGAPTVTGVDATAAVDADRLLALAASAEADSEHPLARAIVRAAKDKGVAVAQASGFTSSPAVGVTATVDGREVRVGGPKLLDEIGGKEIAAAHEWRGEGAIILHVVVDGEVVGGLKLADEVRPESQQAVDALHRLGVEVVMITGDAQAVAESVAAELGIDRVFAGVRPEDKSAKVAELQAEGKKVAMVGDGVNDAPALAQADVGIAIGAGTDAAIASAGVILASSDPRSVISVIELSRASYRKMKQNLWWAAGYNLLSVPLAAGVLAPVGFVLPMSVGAILMSLSTVVVALNAQLLRRIDLTPEASTHGHSLTVDP from the coding sequence ATGTCTGAGCCGCACGTGCACGACGAAACGCCCACATCCGCTGCCCACGACCAGCAGAATCAGACCGGCCACGGCGGCGGCGATGAAGAGCGCAGCGGCCTTCGGGACCATGGCGGTCACGAAGCGCGCAGCGGTCATGTGGGCAATGGCGGCCATGCGGGGACCGGCAGCCACGGCGGGCATGCCGGTGATTCCGGGCATGCCGGGCATCAGGGGCATGGTGGCCATGGTGGCCATGAGGGCCATGAGGGCCATGAGGGCCATGGCGGACATGGTGACCATGTCGGGCAGTTCCGACGTCTGTTCTGGATCAATCTCCTCATCGCGGTACCCGTGGTGGCGTTCTCGCCGATGTTCGCGATGATCCTCGGATACGACGTGCCCGGCTGGGCGCGGTTGATCGCACCGGTGCTGGGCACGGTCATGTACGTGTGGGGCGGCTGGCCTTTCCTCACCGGCGCTGTCAGCGAGCTCAAGGCGCGCAAGCCCGGGATGATGCTCCTCATCGGCCTCGCCATCACGGTGGCGTTCTTCGCATCGTGGGGCGCCACCCTCGGCATCCTTCATCATGAGCTCGAGTTCTGGTGGGAACTCGCCCTCCTCATCGTCATCATGCTGCTGGGGCACTGGATCGAGATGCGCTCGCTCGCGCAAACGACCTCGGCGCTCGACTCTCTCGCCGCCCTCCTTCCCGACGAGGCTGAGCGACTCGACGGCGATGAGATCGTCAAGGTCGCACCCGCCGACCTCGTCGTCGGCGATGTCGTCGTCGTACGCCCCGGAGGCAGCGTCCCGGCAGACGGCCGCATCATCGACGGATCCGCTGCGATGGACGAGTCGATGGTGACCGGCGAGTCGCGTCCGGTCACCCGCACCTCCGGCGACACCGTCACGGCGGGGACGGTCGCGACCGATTCGGGGCTGCGCATCGAGATCACGGCCATCGGCGCGGACACAGCGCTGGCGGGCATCCAGCGCCTGGTCACCGAGGCTCAGAATTCGTCCTCTCGCGCGCAGCGGATCGCCGACCGTGCCGCGGCATTGCTGTTCTGGTTCGCTCTGCTCTCGGCCGCACTCACGGCGCTCGTCTGGACCCTCGTCGGCAACCCGGATGCTGCCGTCGTACGCAGCATCACCGTGCTCGTCATCGCCTGCCCGCACGCGCTGGGCCTCGCGATTCCGCTGGTGGTGTCGATCGCCACGGAGCGCGCGGCCCGCGGCGGTGTGCTCATCAAGGACCGCCTGGCGTTGGAGAGCATGCGCAAAGTCGATGCCGTCCTGTTCGACAAGACCGGCACGCTGACCAAGGGAGCGCCGACGGTCACGGGCGTCGATGCGACGGCAGCTGTCGACGCCGACCGACTGCTGGCTCTCGCCGCATCGGCCGAGGCTGACAGTGAGCACCCGCTGGCGCGCGCCATCGTGCGGGCAGCGAAGGACAAGGGTGTCGCCGTCGCGCAGGCGTCCGGCTTCACCTCATCGCCCGCAGTCGGCGTGACGGCGACCGTCGACGGCCGCGAGGTGCGGGTCGGAGGACCGAAGCTCCTCGACGAGATCGGCGGCAAGGAGATCGCAGCCGCGCACGAGTGGCGCGGCGAAGGCGCCATCATCCTGCACGTGGTCGTCGACGGCGAGGTCGTCGGAGGCCTGAAGCTCGCCGACGAAGTGCGTCCCGAATCTCAGCAGGCGGTGGACGCGCTTCATCGCCTCGGCGTAGAGGTTGTGATGATCACGGGTGATGCCCAGGCCGTAGCCGAGTCGGTGGCTGCCGAGCTCGGCATCGACCGCGTCTTCGCCGGGGTACGCCCCGAGGACAAGTCGGCCAAGGTCGCGGAGTTGCAGGCCGAGGGAAAGAAGGTCGCGATGGTGGGCGACGGCGTGAACGACGCTCCCGCTCTCGCGCAGGCCGACGTCGGCATCGCCATCGGGGCGGGAACGGATGCCGCCATCGCTTCGGCCGGAGTGATCCTCGCGAGTTCCGACCCGCGGTCGGTGATCTCCGTGATCGAGTTGTCCCGTGCCTCGTACCGCAAGATGAAGCAGAACCTGTGGTGGGCAGCCGGGTACAACCTCCTCTCAGTCCCGCTTGCCGCCGGCGTGCTCGCCCCGGTCGGCTTCGTCCTGCCGATGTCTGTCGGCGCTATCCTGATGTCCCTGTCGACCGTCGTCGTCGCCCTCAACGCCCAGTTGCTGCGACGCATCGACCTCACACCCGAGGCAAGCACACACGGTCACTCCTTGACCGTTGACCCCTGA
- a CDS encoding universal stress protein, whose amino-acid sequence MSSPKLLIAYDGSRNAQSAIHTVAGLFPGATTVVFYARQPLEGFAAHLEGHPALEKLKGLDAAALDVSEKIAADGAQLARDLGLNADPLISSTMATASEAIVDAAEELNVDLIVLGSRGLRGIKATLLGSTSANVLHHATRPTLVIPSDDVAVARRSTRETAPAQ is encoded by the coding sequence ATGTCTTCCCCGAAATTGCTCATCGCGTACGACGGATCGCGGAATGCGCAGAGCGCGATACACACGGTGGCCGGACTGTTCCCGGGCGCCACCACCGTCGTGTTCTATGCCCGCCAACCTCTCGAAGGCTTCGCCGCTCACCTCGAGGGCCATCCGGCACTGGAGAAGCTGAAGGGGCTCGACGCTGCAGCGCTTGACGTGTCGGAGAAGATCGCTGCGGATGGCGCGCAGCTGGCCCGCGACCTCGGCCTGAACGCCGATCCACTCATCTCGTCCACGATGGCCACTGCCTCGGAGGCCATCGTCGACGCCGCCGAAGAACTGAACGTCGATCTGATTGTCCTCGGATCTCGAGGTCTGCGGGGAATCAAGGCGACGTTGCTCGGGAGCACCTCCGCAAATGTGCTCCACCATGCCACTCGCCCCACCCTCGTGATTCCGTCCGACGACGTCGCTGTGGCTCGCCGCAGCACCCGTGAGACCGCACCCGCCCAGTAA
- a CDS encoding heavy-metal-associated domain-containing protein yields MTTNEFQVTGMTCGHCEMSIREEVAEVPGVDDIQVSAQTGKLVVTGSAALDDAQILAAVAEAGYSAVRTV; encoded by the coding sequence GTGACGACGAACGAGTTTCAGGTGACGGGGATGACGTGCGGGCACTGCGAGATGTCGATCCGCGAGGAAGTGGCAGAAGTGCCCGGTGTCGACGACATCCAGGTGAGCGCCCAGACCGGCAAGCTCGTCGTCACCGGCTCAGCGGCCCTTGACGATGCGCAGATCCTGGCCGCCGTAGCGGAAGCAGGATACTCGGCGGTGCGGACGGTATGA
- a CDS encoding D-alanyl-D-alanine carboxypeptidase family protein → MTAPDQSVDGLSDFAELMAHDQELSGDRIDPAVRRKRRRRGLIITAACIVLLLAATAGYVGWALTAPVNPPAVTTRTPQAPVGDTVAIATPTAAATAVSITGGDAYLGEAASGTWSATGSGEPLPIASITKLVTALVILDAAPLTSADDPGPTITFGKSDHDLYDQYYVQGATIAPMPTGTSMSLHDALAVMLIPSASNYAEALSSRIFGSQNAFLGATQNWLASHGLTGTTVTEPTGISPRNMSTPADLLAIAKLAAAHPAIAQIVATPSVSVPGAGQLYNTNGLLGTAGITGLKTGNLGEGTHSLLYTSTLEVGAADPLAITGVVLGGSSRESVNATVIATLESIRSGFHEVSVATDGQEVGSISTPWGSTATLVIGESASIFTWSDTPIELTMDIETPPTYRDGTVVGSVTWTAGPNTVTAPVKIAGNIDPPTEWWRLTHPSELGSLTDAGD, encoded by the coding sequence ATGACGGCACCCGATCAGTCGGTGGACGGGCTGTCGGATTTCGCTGAGCTCATGGCGCACGACCAGGAGCTCAGCGGTGATCGGATCGATCCCGCGGTGCGCAGAAAACGCAGGCGACGAGGGCTCATCATCACCGCCGCCTGCATCGTCCTGCTGCTGGCCGCGACCGCAGGCTACGTCGGGTGGGCTCTCACGGCACCGGTGAATCCGCCCGCGGTGACCACCCGCACACCGCAGGCCCCGGTCGGCGACACTGTTGCCATCGCGACACCCACGGCCGCGGCAACAGCTGTCAGCATCACCGGCGGCGACGCCTATCTGGGCGAGGCGGCAAGCGGGACCTGGTCGGCGACAGGGTCGGGCGAACCGCTCCCCATCGCGAGCATCACCAAGCTCGTCACCGCCCTCGTCATCCTCGACGCGGCGCCGCTCACCTCCGCCGACGACCCCGGGCCGACCATCACGTTCGGCAAGTCCGACCACGATCTCTACGACCAGTACTACGTGCAGGGCGCGACCATCGCTCCGATGCCCACCGGCACCTCGATGTCGCTGCACGATGCGCTGGCCGTCATGCTCATCCCCTCCGCGAGCAATTACGCCGAGGCGCTTTCATCGCGGATCTTCGGATCGCAGAACGCGTTCCTCGGCGCGACGCAGAACTGGCTCGCATCCCACGGGCTCACTGGAACGACGGTCACAGAGCCGACGGGCATCAGTCCGCGCAACATGAGCACGCCCGCCGACCTGCTGGCCATCGCGAAGCTCGCCGCCGCGCATCCGGCGATCGCTCAGATCGTCGCCACCCCGTCGGTCTCGGTCCCCGGCGCCGGCCAGCTGTACAACACCAACGGCCTCCTCGGCACCGCCGGGATCACGGGGCTGAAGACCGGGAACCTGGGCGAGGGCACTCACAGCCTGCTGTACACGTCGACACTCGAGGTGGGCGCGGCCGACCCGCTTGCGATCACCGGCGTCGTCCTCGGGGGATCGTCGCGCGAGTCAGTGAACGCCACCGTGATCGCCACACTCGAAAGCATCCGCTCCGGTTTCCACGAGGTGTCCGTCGCGACCGATGGTCAGGAGGTCGGGTCGATCTCGACACCCTGGGGATCCACCGCCACGCTGGTCATCGGAGAGAGCGCATCGATCTTCACCTGGTCGGACACGCCGATCGAGCTGACGATGGACATCGAAACCCCGCCCACGTACCGCGACGGCACGGTCGTGGGAAGTGTCACCTGGACAGCCGGGCCGAACACCGTCACCGCTCCCGTGAAGATCGCGGGGAACATCGACCCACCCACCGAGTGGTGGAGACTCACTCACCCATCCGAGCTCGGCTCCTTGACGGATGCCGGGGACTGA
- a CDS encoding metal-sensitive transcriptional regulator, producing the protein MKDVDMTTHTTTDAHEHGYITDKAKYLNRMSRIEGQARGITKMVDEEKYCIDILTQISALTSALQAVAVGLLDDHLKHCVVDAARMDSASADAKIKEATDAITRLVRS; encoded by the coding sequence ATGAAGGACGTGGACATGACCACTCACACGACCACCGACGCACACGAGCACGGATACATCACCGACAAGGCGAAGTACTTGAACCGCATGAGCCGCATCGAGGGCCAGGCGCGCGGGATCACGAAGATGGTCGATGAGGAAAAGTACTGCATCGATATCCTCACGCAGATCAGCGCACTCACCAGCGCCCTGCAGGCGGTCGCCGTCGGACTCCTCGACGACCACCTCAAACACTGCGTCGTCGACGCGGCTCGGATGGACAGCGCCAGCGCGGACGCGAAGATCAAGGAAGCGACCGACGCCATCACACGTCTCGTTCGCTCCTGA
- a CDS encoding cation-translocating P-type ATPase, whose product MSTSAPPSVGSGVELEIGGMTCASCAMRIEKKLNKLEGVVATVNYATEKAKITVPDGYDPAVLITEVEKTGYSAVLPAPKGTKKDSATTGDADDADPELLSLRNRLIGAIVLTVPVIAMAMIPALQFTYWQWASLALAAPVILWAAWPFHKAAWTNLKHGTATMDTLISMGTSAAFLWSLYALFFGTAGTPGMTHPFEFALAPSDGAANIYLEVGAGVTMFILAGRYFEKRSKKQAGAALRALLELGAKEVSVLRGGVETKIPVEDLQVGDEFIVRPGEKIATDGVVVSGTSAVDASMLTGEAVPVEVAEGDTVTGATANVGGRLVVRATRIGSDTQLAQMAQLVEDAQTGKAEVQRLADRISGVFVPIVIVIAFVALGGWLGAGFPVTAAFTAAVAVLVIACPCALGLATPTALLVGTGRGAQMGVLIKGPEVLESTRRIDTVVLDKTGTVTTGKMTLVGVFTEDRVDRGELLRLAGALEDASEHPIAQAIAKGATQEVGALRTPEGFANIEGKGVQGIVDGHAVLVGRDSLLAEWSQKLSRELAATKARAEGEGKTVVAVGWDGQARGVLVVADTVKPSSAEAIARFKEIGLTPILLTGDNEAVARQIAAEVGIEEVIAEVLPKDKVDVVTRLQREGKTVAMIGDGVNDAPALAQADLGLAMGTGADVAIEASDITLVRGDLRSAVDAIRLSRKTLGTIKTNLFWAFAYNVAAIPVAALGMLNPMLAGAAMALSSVFVVGNSLRLRGFKSVAKQ is encoded by the coding sequence ATGAGTACATCAGCACCCCCGAGCGTGGGGTCAGGCGTCGAGTTGGAGATCGGCGGTATGACCTGCGCTTCCTGCGCGATGCGGATCGAGAAGAAGCTGAACAAGCTCGAGGGTGTCGTTGCCACCGTCAACTACGCGACGGAGAAGGCGAAGATCACGGTCCCTGACGGCTACGACCCCGCGGTGTTGATCACCGAGGTCGAGAAGACAGGGTACTCCGCAGTGTTGCCGGCCCCGAAGGGCACGAAGAAGGATTCCGCGACGACCGGTGATGCCGACGATGCGGATCCGGAACTGCTGTCGCTGCGCAACAGGCTGATCGGCGCGATCGTGCTGACGGTGCCTGTGATCGCGATGGCGATGATCCCCGCGTTGCAGTTCACATACTGGCAGTGGGCTTCGCTGGCACTGGCCGCTCCCGTGATCCTGTGGGCGGCGTGGCCGTTCCACAAGGCGGCATGGACGAACCTCAAGCACGGCACGGCGACGATGGACACCCTGATCTCGATGGGGACCTCAGCCGCTTTCCTGTGGTCGCTGTACGCACTGTTCTTCGGCACAGCGGGCACGCCCGGGATGACGCACCCGTTCGAGTTCGCGTTGGCGCCCTCCGACGGGGCGGCGAACATCTACCTCGAGGTGGGCGCCGGGGTGACGATGTTCATTCTCGCTGGACGGTACTTCGAGAAGCGCTCCAAGAAGCAGGCCGGCGCGGCCCTGCGTGCGCTTCTCGAGCTCGGCGCGAAAGAAGTCTCCGTGCTGCGCGGGGGTGTGGAGACGAAGATCCCCGTCGAGGATCTGCAGGTGGGTGATGAGTTCATCGTGCGCCCCGGGGAGAAGATCGCCACCGATGGTGTCGTCGTCTCCGGCACGTCGGCCGTCGACGCCTCTATGCTCACCGGCGAAGCAGTCCCGGTCGAGGTCGCGGAAGGTGACACCGTCACCGGTGCCACGGCGAACGTCGGAGGTCGGCTCGTGGTCCGCGCGACCCGGATTGGCTCCGACACCCAGCTGGCACAGATGGCCCAGCTGGTCGAGGATGCACAGACCGGGAAGGCGGAGGTGCAGCGGCTCGCTGACCGGATCTCGGGAGTGTTCGTACCGATCGTCATCGTGATCGCGTTCGTCGCGCTCGGCGGTTGGTTGGGCGCCGGATTCCCGGTGACGGCGGCGTTCACGGCGGCGGTCGCCGTGCTGGTGATCGCGTGCCCGTGCGCCCTCGGGTTGGCGACGCCCACCGCCCTGCTGGTCGGCACCGGACGCGGCGCGCAGATGGGCGTGCTCATCAAGGGCCCGGAGGTACTGGAATCCACCCGCAGGATCGACACCGTCGTGCTGGACAAGACGGGTACGGTCACCACGGGCAAGATGACGCTCGTCGGCGTGTTCACGGAAGATCGCGTGGACCGCGGGGAATTGCTGCGACTGGCCGGTGCGCTGGAGGATGCCTCGGAACACCCGATCGCGCAGGCGATCGCCAAGGGGGCGACCCAAGAAGTCGGCGCGCTGCGGACGCCGGAGGGCTTCGCGAACATCGAAGGCAAGGGAGTTCAGGGGATCGTCGACGGCCACGCTGTTCTCGTGGGTCGTGATTCGCTCCTGGCCGAGTGGTCGCAGAAGCTGAGCCGCGAGCTCGCCGCGACGAAGGCCCGCGCCGAGGGCGAGGGCAAGACCGTCGTCGCGGTCGGTTGGGACGGGCAGGCACGCGGCGTCCTCGTCGTGGCCGACACCGTCAAGCCCAGTAGCGCGGAGGCGATCGCTCGCTTCAAAGAGATCGGGTTGACCCCGATCCTGCTCACCGGCGACAACGAAGCGGTGGCCCGGCAGATCGCCGCAGAAGTGGGAATCGAGGAGGTCATCGCCGAAGTTCTTCCGAAGGACAAGGTGGATGTCGTCACCCGGCTGCAGCGCGAAGGAAAGACGGTCGCGATGATCGGGGACGGTGTCAACGACGCCCCCGCCCTTGCCCAGGCCGATCTCGGACTGGCGATGGGGACGGGAGCGGATGTCGCGATCGAAGCGTCCGACATCACCCTGGTGCGCGGCGACCTCCGAAGTGCTGTCGATGCGATCCGGTTGTCGCGCAAGACCCTCGGAACGATCAAGACCAACCTGTTCTGGGCGTTCGCCTACAACGTCGCGGCCATCCCCGTCGCGGCTCTAGGAATGCTCAACCCCATGCTCGCCGGCGCAGCGATGGCATTGTCCAGCGTCTTCGTCGTCGGCAACAGCCTGCGCTTGCGCGGGTTCAAGAGCGTCGCCAAGCAGTGA